The Solanum lycopersicum chromosome 6, SLM_r2.1 genome has a window encoding:
- the LOC138349165 gene encoding mitogen-activated protein kinase kinase kinase 20-like: protein MAGLLWKRGTTLGQGGFGVVSLASTSNALFRGVTLPSLIALKSCNYTASQSLKQEVEILRMFKHSPYIVHCFGANVSFEDNVNLYNLLLEYASGGSLADRLQNCNSLSEFEVKKHTKNVLIGLSCIHNKGIIHCDIKPGNILLVGADKTAKIADFGLSITLEQGMNQKQGIIRGTERYMAPESVINTEYTPKVDIWALGCTVYELITGTPLWEDADGDDVLDKIEFEEPKLQNPKLSNEARNFLEKCLVKNPSTRWTADMLLNHTFLQNLSKVANIAKTRKKKIDSMSFLHQPIQKITFKIGHHKFSRQLLDPKPLLDKPIKKITIKTCNHKFVRYLTDLKEVEDETCGRILSTDNR, encoded by the coding sequence atggCGGGGTTATTGTGGAAGAGGGGCACAACTCTAGGTCAAGGTGGATTCGGTGTTGTCTCGTTAGCTTCTACGTCTAACGCACTATTTCGTGGTGTTACTCTTCCATCTCTCATCGCCCTCAAATCATGCAACTACACTGCTTCTCAATCATTGAAACAAGAAGTTGAAATCCTCCGAATGTTCAAACATTCTCCTTACATTGTTCACTGTTTCGGAGCTAATGTCTCTTTTGAAGATAACGTCAATCTTTACAACTTATTACTCGAGTATGCTTCCGGAGGAAGCCTTGCTGATCGTCTTCAGAACTGCAATTCACTGTCGGAGTTTGAAGTTAAGAAACACACAAAGAATGTACTTATAGGGCTCAGTTGTATACACAATAAAGGAATTATTCACTGCGATATCAAACCTGGAAATATTCTCCTTGTAGGCGCGGACAAAACTGCCAAGATTGCTGATTTCGGGCTCTCCATCACCTTGGAACAGGGCATGAATCAAAAACAGGGAATTATCAGGGGAACAGAAAGGTATATGGCACCTGAGTCCGTGATTAACACTGAGTATACCCCAAAAGTTGATATTTGGGCTCTTGGCTGTACTGTCTATGAGCTGATTACTGGGACACCGCTATGGGAAGACGCAGATGGTGATGATGTGTTGGACAAAATCGAGTTTGAAGAACCAAAGCTTCAGAATCCAAAGTTGTCAAATGAGGCTAGAAATTTTCTGGAAAAATGTCTTGTGAAGAATCCGAGCACGCGTTGGACTGCAGACATGCTCTTGAACCATACTTTTCTGCAGAATTTATCCAAAGTAGCCAACATAGCAAAgacaaggaagaagaaaattgATTCAATGTCCTTTCTACACCAACCAATCCAGAAGATAACATTCAAGATTGGCCATCATAAATTCTCGAGGCAATTGCTGGATCCGAAGCCCCTTCTAGACAAAccaatcaagaagataacaatCAAGACCTGCAATCATAAATTCGTGAGGTACTTGACAGATCTGAAGGAAGTAGAGGATGAAACTTGTGGAAGGATACTGAGTACTGACAATAGATag
- the LOC101259550 gene encoding bifunctional pinoresinol-lariciresinol reductase codes for MEKSKVLIVGGTGYLGKRLVKSSLANGHDTYILQRPEIGVDIEKVEMLISFKMQGAHLVNASFNDHRSLVDAVKLVDVVICAISGVHIRSHHILLQLKLVDAIKEAGNIKRFFPSEFGTDPSRMENAMEPGRVTFDDKMVVRKAIEEAGIPFTYVSANCFAGYFLGGLCQIGHILPSTHSVVLLGDGNQKAIYVNEDDIATYTIKAIDDPRTLNKTLYLRPPKNILSQREVVQIWEKLIGKELKKSTLSKEDFLAPMEELKYAEQVGLCHYYHVCYEGCLANFEIGEEEEASTLYPEVKYTTAEQYMKRYL; via the exons ATGGAAAAAAGCAAAGTGTTGATAGTAGGAGGAACAGGATACCTTGGAAAGAGATTGGTGAAATCTAGTTTAGCAAATGGACATGACACATACATTTTACAACGTCCAGAAATAGGAGTTGATATTGAAAAAGTTGAAATGCTCATTTCTTTTAAGATGCAGGGAGCTCATCTTGTTAATGCTTCTTTCAACGATCATCGAAGCCTCGTGGATGCAGTTAAACTCGTGGACGTTGTAATCTGTGCCATCTCCGGTGTCCATATTCGTAGCCATCATATCTTGCTTCAACTCAAGCTTGTCGATGCCATCAAAGAAGCTGGAAATATCAAG AGATTTTTTCCATCTGAATTTGGAACGGATCCATCAAGAATGGAAAATGCAATGGAGCCAGGAAGAGTTACATTTGATGATAAAATGGTGGTGAGGAAAGCAATTGAAGAAGCTGGCATTCCTTTCACTTATGTCTCTGCTAATTGCTTTGCTGGTTACTTTCTTGGTGGCCTTTGTCAAATTGGTCATATCCTTCCTTCAACACACTCTGTTGTCTTGCTTGGAGATGGCAATCAGAAAG CAATTTATGTTAACGAAGATGATATCGCAACATATACCATCAAGGCCATAGATGATCCAAGAACACTTAATAAAACACTTTACCTTAGGCCTCCTAAAAACATACTTTCTCAAAGAGAAGTGGTACAAATATGGGAAAAGCTCATAGGCAAAGAGCTTAAAAAATCAACTCTTTCCAAAGAAGATTTTTTGGCTCCAATGGAAG AGCTTAAGTATGCAGAACAAGTTGGCTTGTGTCACTATTATCACGTATGTTATGAAGGATGCCTCGCGAATTTCGAAataggagaagaagaagaagcatcAACACTCTATCCAGAGGTTAAGTACACTACTGCGGAACAATATATGAAGCGTTATTTATAA
- the LOC101258966 gene encoding isoflavone reductase homolog isoform X1, translated as MVKSKVLVVGGTGYIGKRIVKASLAAGHTTHVLQRLEIGLDIDKLQMLLSFKEQGARLVEASFSDHRSLVEAVKEVDVVICTMSGVHFRSHNILLQLKLVEAIKEAGNIKQRFFPSEFGMDPALMGDAIEPGRVTFDEKMEVRKAIEEAQIPYTYISANCFAGYFVGNLSQLGTLVPPKHKVCLYGDGNVKVVYMDEDDVATYTIKSIDDPRTMNKTVYLRPPENIMTQRELIAKWEKLKGTQLHKISISQQDFLSSMKEMDYAGQVGVGHFYHIFYEGCLTNFEIGQNAEEASALYPEVCYTRMDEYLKRFLN; from the exons ATGGTAAAAAGCAAGGTTCTTGTTGTAGGTGGAACCGGTTACATAGGCAAGAGAATTGTGAAGGCTAGTTTAGCTGCAGGACATACGACGCATGTCCTGCAACGGTTGGAGATTGGCCTCGACATCGATAAATTACAAATGTTATTATCGTTTAAAGAGCAAGGTGCTCGACTTGTCGAGGCCTCGTTCTCCGACCATAGGAGCCTAGTGGAGGCTGTGAAAGAGGTGGATGTTGTTATATGCACCATGTCCGGTGTGCATTTCAGAAGTCACAATATATTGTTGCAACTCAAGTTGGTTGAGGCCATAAAAGAAGCTGGAAATATTAAG CAGCGATTTTTTCCATCGGAATTTGGTATGGATCCAGCACTAATGGGAGATGCAATAGAACCAGGAAGAGTAACATTTGATGAGAAAATGGAAGTGAGAAAAGCCATAGAAGAAGCTCAAATTCCTTATACTTACATTTCTGCTAATTGTTTTGCTGGTTATTTTGTTGGCAACCTTTCTCAACTTGGTACTCTTGTTCCTCCAAAACACAAAGTTTGTCTCTATGGAGATGGCAATGTTAAAG TGGTATACATGGATGAAGATGACGTGGCAACATACACTATAAAAAGTATAGATGATCCAAGGACAATGAACAAGACAGTGTACCTTAGACCACCGGAAAACATTATGACCCAAAGGGAATTGATAGCTAAGTGGGAAAAGCTTAAAGGAACACAACTTCACAAAATTAGTATCTCTCAACAAGACTTCCTATCTTCCATGAAAG AAATGGACTATGCTGGGCAGGTAGGAGTGGGACATTTCTACCACATATTCTATGAAGGTTGTTTAACTAACTTTGAAATTGGACAAAATGCTGAAGAAGCCTCTGCTCTCTACCCTGAAGTTTGTTATACTCGTATGGACGAATATCTAAAACGCTTTCTTAATTaa
- the LOC101258966 gene encoding isoflavone reductase homolog isoform X2, whose translation MVKSKVLVVGGTGYIGKRIVKASLAAGHTTHVLQRLEIGLDIDKLQMLLSFKEQGARLVEASFSDHRSLVEAVKEVDVVICTMSGVHFRSHNILLQLKLVEAIKEAGNIKRFFPSEFGMDPALMGDAIEPGRVTFDEKMEVRKAIEEAQIPYTYISANCFAGYFVGNLSQLGTLVPPKHKVCLYGDGNVKVVYMDEDDVATYTIKSIDDPRTMNKTVYLRPPENIMTQRELIAKWEKLKGTQLHKISISQQDFLSSMKEMDYAGQVGVGHFYHIFYEGCLTNFEIGQNAEEASALYPEVCYTRMDEYLKRFLN comes from the exons ATGGTAAAAAGCAAGGTTCTTGTTGTAGGTGGAACCGGTTACATAGGCAAGAGAATTGTGAAGGCTAGTTTAGCTGCAGGACATACGACGCATGTCCTGCAACGGTTGGAGATTGGCCTCGACATCGATAAATTACAAATGTTATTATCGTTTAAAGAGCAAGGTGCTCGACTTGTCGAGGCCTCGTTCTCCGACCATAGGAGCCTAGTGGAGGCTGTGAAAGAGGTGGATGTTGTTATATGCACCATGTCCGGTGTGCATTTCAGAAGTCACAATATATTGTTGCAACTCAAGTTGGTTGAGGCCATAAAAGAAGCTGGAAATATTAAG CGATTTTTTCCATCGGAATTTGGTATGGATCCAGCACTAATGGGAGATGCAATAGAACCAGGAAGAGTAACATTTGATGAGAAAATGGAAGTGAGAAAAGCCATAGAAGAAGCTCAAATTCCTTATACTTACATTTCTGCTAATTGTTTTGCTGGTTATTTTGTTGGCAACCTTTCTCAACTTGGTACTCTTGTTCCTCCAAAACACAAAGTTTGTCTCTATGGAGATGGCAATGTTAAAG TGGTATACATGGATGAAGATGACGTGGCAACATACACTATAAAAAGTATAGATGATCCAAGGACAATGAACAAGACAGTGTACCTTAGACCACCGGAAAACATTATGACCCAAAGGGAATTGATAGCTAAGTGGGAAAAGCTTAAAGGAACACAACTTCACAAAATTAGTATCTCTCAACAAGACTTCCTATCTTCCATGAAAG AAATGGACTATGCTGGGCAGGTAGGAGTGGGACATTTCTACCACATATTCTATGAAGGTTGTTTAACTAACTTTGAAATTGGACAAAATGCTGAAGAAGCCTCTGCTCTCTACCCTGAAGTTTGTTATACTCGTATGGACGAATATCTAAAACGCTTTCTTAATTaa
- the LOC101259259 gene encoding myb family transcription factor PHL11 isoform X3: protein MGLKGLTLYHLKSHLQKYRLGQLAKKQNAAEANKENSGDSSGQFGLHSSGPSTSSLSMNFMQGEVPTTEAVMSQIQVQKILQEQLQVQQKLQMRIEAQGKYLQAILDKAKKSLPDNMNSPNAQEATTSHLPAFDSPLSNLMDYGENRDYNIELPTSSYIVEKEQKKDMNLYKLKEDSINFDLNSRSSYI, encoded by the exons ATGGGCTTGAAGGGTTTGACACTATACCATTTGAAGAGTCATTTGCAG AAGTATAGACTTGGACAGCTGGCGAAGAAACAAAATGCAGCCGAGGCAAACAAAGAGAACAGCG GGGACTCCTCTGGACAGTTTGGTTTGCATTCCTCAGGCCCCAGTACCTCTTCATTAAGTATGAACTTTATGCAAGG AGAGGTCCCAACCACGGAGGCAGTAATGTCTCAGATTCAAGTTCAGAAAATATTACAGGAGCAGCTTCAG GTGCAACAGAAACTGCAAATGCGAATAGAAGCACAAGGTAAGTATTTGCAAGCAATATTAGATAAAGCTAAGAAGAGCCTCCCAGACAACATGAACTCTCCTAATGCACAGGAAGCAACAACCTCTCATCTCCCTGCTTTCGATTCACCTCTGTCAAATTTAATGGATTATGGAGAGAACCGGGACTACAACATAGAGCTACCAACGTCTAGTTACATCGtggagaaagaacaaaagaaggATATGAATCTTTATAAGCTCAAAGAAGATTCCATTAATTTCGATTTGAACTCCAGAAGTAGCTATATATGA
- the LOC101259259 gene encoding myb family transcription factor PHL11 isoform X4, which translates to MGLKGLTLYHLKSHLQKYRLGQLAKKQNAAEANKENSGDSSGQFGLHSSGPSTSSLSMNFMQGEVPTTEAVMSQIQVQKILQEQLQVQQKLQMRIEAQGSNNLSSPCFRFTSVKFNGLWREPGLQHRATNV; encoded by the exons ATGGGCTTGAAGGGTTTGACACTATACCATTTGAAGAGTCATTTGCAG AAGTATAGACTTGGACAGCTGGCGAAGAAACAAAATGCAGCCGAGGCAAACAAAGAGAACAGCG GGGACTCCTCTGGACAGTTTGGTTTGCATTCCTCAGGCCCCAGTACCTCTTCATTAAGTATGAACTTTATGCAAGG AGAGGTCCCAACCACGGAGGCAGTAATGTCTCAGATTCAAGTTCAGAAAATATTACAGGAGCAGCTTCAG GTGCAACAGAAACTGCAAATGCGAATAGAAGCACAAG GAAGCAACAACCTCTCATCTCCCTGCTTTCGATTCACCTCTGTCAAATTTAATGGATTATGGAGAGAACCGGGACTACAACATAGAGCTACCAACGTCTAG